The genomic region tcaaaatgctttcagtgctctttgaagctgtgaggaatagcaaaatccacttgcggaatagcaaaatccacttgcaaaccacttgaaagttgtttgaaaatgcattattttgcatgtgcggaaggggccaaagtgtcctTTTATTGTATTACACAGGCCCTTTGTTTTGCACTATACAGAGTTTTCAaatcagtgttattagggtctgAATTTCAAATATCTTGTGGTCCTGTTGTATTGTTTTTGGCATGTACATTCTATTGGGTTGCACTGCTCACCACTTAATTCAAATAGTAATTGTTTTGTATGgcaaaagaggaggggggaggaggaagggggctccCTAAGACCACctgaagcagtggttctcaaccttcctaatgctgcgaccctttaatacagttcctcatgttgtggtgacccccaaccctaacatttatccattttacagatggagaacacggatgcagacagtcttaggcgaccccgtgaaagggtcgttcaacccccaaaggggtcctgacccccaggttgagaaccactggcctgaAGGGTGTAACAGAGGGGACATGGCCCCAGCCCCTTTCCAAACACCACACCCCCAGCCCGGCGCCACTCCGCCTACCCAGGTTGTACAGCAAGAAGAGCGCTTGGAAGAGGGGCTCGGCGGCGGGGCGGCGCTCCGTCTCTTCCCGGTAGGCGCGGCGCAAGGCGGCAAAGCACTCCTGCACCTGGGCTCGGTGCAGGTGGGCGTCGAAGCGGGCGGGCGGCTCTGCGCAGAGCTGGTGCCCCGCGCGCAGCAGGTAGACCAGCGAGCGCTCCAGGACGGCGGCGCAGGGCAGGCCGGAGACGCGCTGCACGGTCAGGTCGAGGCGCACGGCGCGCAGGCGGTCGCTGACGAAGGCGCACTGCTCGGCGGCCGACACGTCGGGTCGCGGGCGAGCCGCCTCGCCCACTAGGTGTCGCACCGTGGCCAGCAGCACCGGCGGCGGGCGCAGCTCCTCTGGCCGCAGGGgcgccttgccggccgctggccGGGAGTACTCCTTCACCGCCCGCTCGGGCGGCCCCAGCTCCAGGGCGTGCAGGCGCCTCTGGCGCCGCCGCAGGGCCAGCTCGCCGGCCGGACACATACCCGGGCAGGTGCCCGTTGGGGCCTGCTCGAGGCCGCCCATGCTGCGGAAGGCGCGGCCGGGGGCGGCCCCAAAAAGTGTCGTCGCTTGGAAAGGAGGAGCCCAAACAGTCCCCAAGCCGCGTGagatgggagaggagggggcctgCAGGCGGATCGGAGCTTTCCGCGCAAGCGCGAATTGGAGGTTTTTCATCCGAGCGCGCGAAAAGAAAACACGGCTCAAGATTTGCTCACACGTGCGGAACAGGACTGGGATGCTGAAAACAGGCGGGAGAACGAACTAAGCCCGGTTGAGCGTGGAGGATCAcattttggggggtcatggtctACAATTTCCTGAAGATGGTCCCGGGGCAAGACAGATTCCTTGCGTGGTTCCAAGTTGACCTGAGTGCTAAGAATGGTCATAACCCAATTGCTGTGCAAAACAACCCTTTTTATACTTTTGGACTTCGAGGGTTTGAATTTGGGAGGAGAAAATCAAGTTTGTGATAACACTAAAGGGGCTTCGATTAGTTTGTCACTTGATTATCACTCGGCATAGTTCCTGATGGAGTTAGAGTAATTATCAGATATCCAAGACGCCCCCCTGATAAAAGGTGCCTGACAGAAATCCTAAAAGCTTACTAGGGCTCAAGGGCGCCTTTTAGAGTGTTAGAAAAATCCAGTCATTTTCATTCCAGGCAGGCAGGCTACCCAATccacggaaggggggggggggcagtgtttgGTGGCAGATGGGGACAGCACACACGCCTTCTCCAGAGGTTCCCAGTGGTGCAGAAaggtaaaataaaacagaaacctaCCTTTCATGCTACAAGGGCCCTTTCCAGCCCAGTGCCAGTGTAAGTTGCCTCCACAGCAGTGTAAGTACTTAAGCTGCGTGGACTGGTAGTGATGCCAACGCTGGGGTCATGACTGCTCCACAGCCTTTACCTCCTTCCCCCAAAGTGCATTGCACTGTTAATCCTTTGAGTACAACCAGATGCTTGATGGGGGTATATTTTATAACCGTCTGATCGATAACAGTAGGAGCCGGGGGAGCCACTTTCCCTGCCTGGCTTGACTTTTAACTCTTGTGGCATCATGTCCGACTGAATGAAAGGGCTGCATCCTGTGCTGCTAGTCCCAACAGCCTCCAGCATCACCAACAGAAGGCGCTGTGCTAAGTTGCTCAGACTTCCCTCACTGTTCAGTAACATGCCTACCTCAAGTTTATAAATTTCTCCAGTCCACAACATTGTCAATGGATTTTTGCAACAGTTGCTGCCTTCAGAATTGTTGGAAGTGGAGGGCTTTGCTCTGTCTCTCAGCTCCAGACTTATTTTGGGGGGTTGAAATCTATGAAACATCGcttgtttcagagggcagccatgttggtctggagTAAAAAGTAGATTCAGGTCCAGTAGCATGGGGTGTAAGCTTCTGACAGTTAAATCTCTCTTTATCAGACACCTGACGCATCTGACAAAGGAACTTTGACTCCCAAATGCTTATACCTGAAACTCTAATTGTTCTCTGAGGTGCTACCTGACTCGGATCTGACTGTTCTTTTCAACTgacaccttctctctctctccaccctggCACCATGAAGGCAGAACATGGTTCCCACATCTTCATCCATCCTAACTAGGTAATCCTAAATTAGAATCCTGTCTCTACTCTATCCTGTCTAGAATAGAGTTCTTTACAATACATTAGTTTTGCAAAGATAAAGCTCTGTATATAACCTTGTTTCTCAGCTGCACACACACCAGGTAAATTAAGCTGTGTTGTGTGCCTTTGAGCTCTGCTAACCCAACATTTCATCAGAATTTTGGAAATAGTTTCTGCCTCCAAAATGATAACTAAAGATGGTCCAACACAACAGCAAATGGTGCTTTGCAGACACAAAACTTTCTTTCCTTGGGCCAAAATTTTCGAACAGCTGACTCCTACCCATTTTTCTTTTAGCCCTTATGGAAAGTATGGTTGCTAGTGTGCCTCACCCAGGAGATTCTGTCCCAGAGTTTTATACTTGATAACTTTCAGCAGGGAGGCAGTCAAAATGGCTTTTGGAGACCCGGGTTCAGGTCATCCCTCCCCATCCGCCTGCCATGACATATTCTGGGCAACCTTGAGCCAGacatttcacagggttgttgtgaattaTAACaatgggaaggggaaacaatacacatcatcctgagctccttggaagaagagcaGAATGAAAATATGATAGGCAAGTGTAAAGAATAAAATTCATTCTTTATAGCAGAATGctaaataatgtaataaaataaaataaccccagctccagtttggatggcccaggctggccaaatCTCCTCAGCTCTTGAAACaaagcagggttagtacttggatgggagatcacaaagaaaatccagggctgctacaacacagatgcaggcaatggcatctctgaacatctcttgccttgaaaaccctatagggggGTCATCATAATGTGGCAACttaatggcattttccaccacccaaAACTGGCTTAACTGTAAAGCCATGTCCTgtagattaaaaaacaacaacaggatttAAGGCTCTTGTGGTAAAAACAGAGGCAGGTAAGGTTTATATTTTTGCAAAAAGGATATACCATATCCCACTGAAATGTTAGAAAATCTTTTCAGGGGTTGTTTTGCTACCAACTCAGCAATAGCTTCTACTCCAAAGTCACCTAATATCAATGTCAAACTGCTTGGGAGCAGGCAAAAATTCAACCATGTCCTTTGGAATATCCTGCAAAGTGACCTCTCTTGCCCATATAGAGCGTACTTACATAATTCAAGAGGTTATACAGCGAGAGCAGGCAAAGATAATCTCTGTGTTAACCACAAAACCGGTTGCAGTAAGGGTAGAATCACACTCACTGAGAACTGGATGTTGAAAACCTTACTGTGCCTCCCACTCCTAGCCTGGAATTTGTTTTTAACAGCAAACGAATGCTTCTCCCTGCAGCTAAGGGATACATGAGTCAGCACTGCCTCTGCTAGAGCTGCCATATGGTCAGCCTGTTACATGATTCTACCCTCAAACAAAGAGCGCTTTGATTCCATCCAGCTTTGATGAAGCATAATTCAGCTCTTCTGGGGGATCTGCAAGTGGGAGCTAGTCAGAAGTGAGTTTTGGTGCTGGCATCTCAGGAAAACACTCTGGTCAGCTGAGGCTGCAGTGATCTTTCCTTATAACCAACATGTCCTTCAGCTGGATATTTATAAACAAGCAGATTTTTGCAAGATTCATCTTCTGGCTAGAGTCCTGAGTACAATTATCAGGGGTAGTGATTGCTGTTGaattcagtgaagaagaagagttggatttatatcccccctttctctcctgtaggagattcaaaggggcttacaaactcctttcccttccccccctgaaAACtctaccttgtgaggtgggtggagctgagagagctcagaagaactgtgactagcccaaggtcacccagctggcgagtgttggagtatacaggctaatctgaattccccagacaagcctccacagctcaggtggcagagtgaaaaatcaaacccggttcctccagattagatacaccagctcttaacctcctacgccaacagATGGAGCACATCTGTTGATGAAgttagtttcaggtgggtagctgtgttggtctgctatagaagagcaaaatctgagtccaggagcaccttaaagtAGCAACAAGATATCATGGATATATCTGACAAAGAatgctttgattctcaaaagctgaaACCTTGGAAATCATGccggtctttaagatgctactggactctcaGTTGATGAAACAGATCACAGATAATGTGATGTGTCTTGCACTTCTCTTGCAGTGGGTAGACAACAACATGCCCCACAGAAGAGGAACTCTCTAACACTGGGGCTTCCACCTACCCTGCCCAGGCAGAGggaaggggctgtgactcaggcgccttccgcacatgccgaataatgcactttcaatgcactttgcagttgctgtgcggaatagcaaaatccacttgcaaacagttgtgaaagtggattgaaagtccattattctgcatgtgcagaaggggcctctgataaaAGAGtctcccaggttcaattcctggcacttTCAGTTAAAAAGGTGAGGCCGTAGTTGATGAGAAAGGTGTCTGAGACCCCGGAcagctgctaccagtctgagttgataatattgaccttgatgaaccagtgGTTTGAATTAGTACAAGGCAGTCTCACGTGTGGAGGGGGATTGTGGGTTGAATTCTCTTCAGATACAAATCTCAATCCAACAGCTCCACTCTTACCAGAATCAGCTTCATTTTGAACTTGGGGGAGAGGGAGCCTGCAGATACAGGGACACTTCTCTGTGCTTTCCCCATATTTAGGATCTGGAAGCTAAAGTGCTAGTATCATCTTCCAACTGTATGAGTGATTCAGTCTGCTTTCCCTGCCCCACAGAGTGAACATACAAAGCAAAAGTAGATGCAATgagtataaattaaaatgcaaacaagGCATTGGAAAGGTTTACAAGCATGTCTTTGGACAGTGTACAGGAAATCCCCTACCCACGGACAGGAGGTCAAGAGAAGGGGAAATTGGGTGGTCAAGTCTGCTCTGGCCAGTCAATGCCAGGATGGGGGCAGTGGCTGCTGAAAGAGCAGTTTGGTCTCTTCTCAAGGTGGCAACAGGGAATGCCAGGCTGACTTGTGCCACTGGGAGTGCCTAGGAAGCCACATCACAGGTGCAGATGGCTCAGGTGTTGCTGACAGATCTCCTCAGCCCTCCGCAGGTATTCTGCCgtcttcttcttcacagcctcCCTGCGGGCCGCATCTGGATCGcctgaaaacagaaaggaaggagggagggattttcTCAACATTAAAGTGGCTTACTGGTTTGATTCAAAACAATCCTCATTACTCCAAAAAATGTTCCCCGATCCTCACTATTCCCACTTTTGAAGATGTGAGTTTAAAGAATCATCTTCTATTGATGCGAAGAATGAGCAACCTCctgttaaacagaaaaaaatgctgtCACTCAGGTATCCTTAGGGGCTTGTTCATAAAGATTTCCAGATTGGCTTGGCTTCCCAATTATTGCCAAAGAAATGTGTGTGACAGAAAGAAAAGTAGCATTTGCTGATTGCATTCCAATATGGGATAACTGTTTTCACTCTACGATATGaatgaaatagaaatatttttatatatgctGTGCCCCTGTCTcaacatatataaaaatatttctagtggcttacaaattttgttctcttcccctccccagaacagaccccttgtgtggtgggtgaggctgacagagttctgagaggattGTGGCTagttcaaagtcacccagcaggcttcatgtggaggcgtggggaatcaaccctggttctccatgtttgagtccactgctcttcaccactaagccatgctggctctccagtctGACATAAGTAACCCTCATACCTTGCAGGCCATGGAGCAGCAAATCGACGCCACTGTGGTAGCCATGGAAAGCCCCCTCATAGTCTTCAGCCGCTTCGCTCTCCAAGGCGTGCTTGATATGCTCGGTGGCCAAAGCCAGGTATGCACCGGGGTCTTCTGTGACTGCTCCTTCCTGGGCTGGTAGCAGAATCCCTGCACCTGGGGGAGAAGGCGCTGGGGCATCTTCCAAGGAAGCACGAGCAGGGGAGGAGCTGGCTGCACCCAAGTCTAAGCAACAGGGAGAAGGGTGATAGCACAAACTCCTTGTGTTTTCCCTCCTGGATGGACAACTCTATACAGCCACACCCTGGCCAGCAGGAGACTCATGGGGGAGCTTGGGGACAATCCCAATTCTGTGCCCAGATTTAACATCCCCTGAAATAGAGAGTTATTCATACCTGGGCAAAACGGCGTGCAGGGCCGGGAAGCATTTCCAAATTCCTCACCAGCATCCATCAACTCACTTCCTTCCTGTTTAAGGGGTCAAATACCATGCATAGCTCCTGGACTGACAGGTAAGCAGCGGGAAGGTGAAcccacttccttctcttctctctcctcctccacatgacaaGCAAAGAGAGCATCCAGGGCTTCATCTTCACAGTTTCGGGGTGAAGAGTGGTCCCCTATGCCAGGAACACTGATTAGGCTAagtccatggtggcaaacctatggcactccagatgttcatggactacaattcccatcagccctgccaattggccatgctggcgggggctgatgggaattgttgtccatgaacatctggagtgccataggttcgccaccactgggctaggtcgTAGGAGttaaacttgcggccctccagatgttatggactacagttcccattatgatgggaactgtagtccataacatctggaggggcgtgagtttgacacctgtgggctaggtGATGATgacgggggggggaggaatgacaGGGATGACGGGTCCTCAAAGAAGGCAAGACAGGGATGTAGAGAGTTTCTACTTTCTCCTGTTCAGAACATTCCCGCGCAGCCCAGCCCTGTGAGATCCACCCCCCAACCATAAGCCCAAGGCTGCATCAGTTCTAGCTTCTTCAAAgcgaacctcccccccccacctcagataCTAGAGCTGCTGATAAATGCAGCTGTTATTAGCCCCGCTGCAAACTACCACAATCAAGCCTATAAAGATGAAGATTAGGAACCAGGAGGCCTCATTATCAACACTAGAAGTCCCAAGGAAGCTAAAAGTCCACACTCCAGGCCTTGAAAGGTCCTGGTCTTCTGGATGTGGAAAAGGGATTGCCCTGGAGCCgaagtggaagagggaaaggagaaatatTCCATTTGTTCAGTACGCATCTTCTATcctaacacacacatgcacacaggtGGTGATTCTTTTTTCCCCCGACAACTTGTGCAAGAAATACACAATAAGACTGCAGGCAAGGATACACAGCATGCCTCTCCTCCATTAATAATAAACAGCTCCCTGCAGAAGGAGAGCAGATCAGAAAATTCTGCCCCATCACCTCACATGAAGCTACTGGATACTGAGTCAGATCAATCATCATTCAAGGTCAGTGCTGTCTATCccgactggcagcagttctccagggtctcaggtggagatctttcatatcacctgatccttttaaatggggatgcccaggattgaacctgggatcatctgcatgccaagcaaatgctctggcACTGACTAATAGCTCCCCTTCTTTAAAAGGCAAGGACCAGAAAGCCAtacctccctccttcctttgagGCTCCTGATCGCAGACTTCCCTTGCTGCCTGTGAAGCTCTGCTGTGATCCTGCTCAGACTCCAGGCCCAGGATTCCGTGATCCACTTCAGACACTAGAGCATCCTCACCAGGCTCCACTCCTTCTGGTGGTACAGGGATCAAAGGGGGAGCCAGAGaaggctggtcacagttttccagaggtctccccccttccccaccctgcaAGACAAAAGCAGTGGAATGAGTGCAGAGGCACAAATGGATTCTTCCTCTTGGAATGTAGAGCAGGCCAAGGATCATACCTGGGACCCACAGGAGGACTGTGGAGAGAGGACCCAGCACTCTCTTTCTACAACCAAGGAGGGGGTCCTGGAGTCACAGTACAACTCACAGAATCCCTAGGATCCCCCAACCCACTCAGAGGACTCAACTCGGGACCTCCTCAGGAGGATCTGGTACCCAGGGGACATCTCCCCCCTTCTCCATCTGCCCATCCAAAATACCCGGAAGAACTCCTTGAGCTGGAGTGGATCAAGTTGGTTCAAAGCAGGGATATGCACTGTGAAGCGCAGCATGACCTCCGCAGCCTTCCTCCGCTCCTCTATCACTTTGGGCTCAAATCggcctgcaggaaaaaaagagccCCACATCAAAATGGGGGTCACCATCCTATTCTTGTGAGTACATGTGGAAGGCCTCCCTATGCTAGCCTggcaattccccccctccccccccattccccagAACCTCAGTCCCTAGCCTAAGAGCCTCACTACACATTATATGGTTTACACATTCGCTCTGGGAGTTATTGACCAGACAATCATTGAGAGTTTGACGCAGAGGAATCATTGAGAGTTTGACGCAGAGTTTACGCTGGAGGAAGCCTGttacagaggccagcaaggtgcggctaagaactggctgagcacagctgaaagcaatCACCACTGCATGCAGAAGTTttactgtgaggaaaaactttatcaacAGTGCATACATTTACAGTGCATACAGGAACTCAAAAGGCAAACGGGCAGCATGCTCTGCAGCAATAGGCAATCCCTAAGAGGTAGTGCTAGTAGGCAAGCACTCCTTTTATATAACGAGTATTTTATTAtgctgaccgctgtgtttattttaatgggtttttaattgtatgttgtataattatgttgttcaccgcccagagccttttgggggtagggcggtatataaaactcaataataaataaataaataaataaccaatcgtaatgaagaacagctgactggtttcaACCGATTCTGACaaggtgctgggaggagcagctgtcagattaGATCAGTTTGATCTGCCTGTCTGCTCTCAAGATGTATACAGGTATTTTTGATACTGTGACAGAGTTCCCTGCTGAAACTTGACACTCAGACAAACAGACACACATCAGAGTGAGTCTGTAGCACAGACAGAGAAAAGGCGTAAGATTTCCCTCCCTGAACCatttttcccattgttgaaacGAATGGAGCTTGCGTGTACTCACAGTGTATACAAAAGTTTCCCCAATGAGGCAAACAGCAGCTCGCAAAGgccatccaggttgggaaaactgtgcaggccttaaacctactCTCTGATCTGAATCGGATTGCCATGCCTCTAAGAATTAAGCTTCAACACAGAAGCTTTGTACACA from Sphaerodactylus townsendi isolate TG3544 linkage group LG01, MPM_Stown_v2.3, whole genome shotgun sequence harbors:
- the SAC3D1 gene encoding SAC3 domain-containing protein 1 — encoded protein: MGGLEQAPTGTCPGMCPAGELALRRRQRRLHALELGPPERAVKEYSRPAAGKAPLRPEELRPPPVLLATVRHLVGEAARPRPDVSAAEQCAFVSDRLRAVRLDLTVQRVSGLPCAAVLERSLVYLLRAGHQLCAEPPARFDAHLHRAQVQECFAALRRAYREETERRPAAEPLFQALFLLYNLGRRSGAGLGVWCLERGWGHVPSVTPFRPAVNLCSSYCIRAYTRLSTARAISSLLRPPLLPFGSFNLARKLPYLPSCTLHPHVAGARRLALLTFSHGFSSKNCRYPLDRLACLLAIDSLEETEALCKAQGLTILEGSVVFQKGSFKDSGPLEHKPSHLLVDGKWGTGSLRGFTEGIRFGIKTSVDALGAIVRYAITSPNQ
- the SNX15 gene encoding sorting nexin-15: MSRRVKDEYQRHYTVTDTRTHLKGYTEYKVTARFVSKLNPEDAKEIVVWKRYSDFKKLHGDLAYTHRNLFRRLEDFPPFPKAQVFGRFEPKVIEERRKAAEVMLRFTVHIPALNQLDPLQLKEFFRGGEGGRPLENCDQPSLAPPLIPVPPEGVEPGEDALVSEVDHGILGLESEQDHSRASQAAREVCDQEPQRKEGGDHSSPRNCEDEALDALFACHVEEEREEKEVGSPSRCLPVSPGAMHGI